From the genome of Ziziphus jujuba cultivar Dongzao chromosome 4, ASM3175591v1:
CTTCTCTTTCCTTGGCCCAAACTTCCAACTGCGCAGAGAAGGGTAGTAATGTAACAAAGGGAAACCATAAGTAATTGCATTTTGTTGACTTTTTTCAATAACAGAACACTGCAGAACAAACATGGATTAAGAACAAGACCGAAACTGAGAAAACCTCTCACCATGCAAAGGTCGTCATCAAAACTAATGTAAATAACACATTAGATCATACAAGGATTCATGTTACCTCAAATTGCCTAAGACCGCTGACATTTTGTGATGAGCCACCAACTCCAATTGAGTGTGAAGAAACTACATCACCATTGCCATGCAAACGTTTAATAAGTTTTTGACATAAGTTCCTAGCTTCTGCAGCTTTGTTGTGAGCATCTTCAGAAGCCAAAAATTGCTGAACATGTGCTTTCTGTGAAGACAAGCATTCACCagatatcaatttttaaatggaGCATGAAAAAATGGAGCGAGAAAGCAAAAGCCAATTactattgaattttaaaatcctGACTTGGGTTCCAAAACCTTCTATTGCATTGATGAGATGTTAAAGGAATTtacatgaaatttaaaaaagagaaagtgtactttgaaaaaagaaaaaagaaaaaacaaaacaaaaacaaaaacaaaacaaaacaacaaaacaaaaacaaaaacacatagAAACATAACTACATGAAATGAGATGTAGCAGGAAAAGAGTCCACGATCCTAAAACGGAAAAAAGCGGTTTAACAATCAGAAAAACCTTACAGAGACGACAGGTAATGAGTTAAATGCAAAAAAGCTACCTCCTATGTATAGAAGCTAACCTGTCTTTCAAGAAGTTGGTTTTGAGTTCCTTTAGAAGGAACATCACCTGCTATCTTTCCATTACTGTAAAGTTGATAATGTAACGGTGAGCTCACATCAGGGGAAGAAACATCAATAACTCGATTGTTCTCATACTTGTACCTAATAGGGAAATTAGGATTGCTAGTCAAGTTAGAAGAATATTCACAGAGAAAGCAACAAGAAcagcaaaaataaaacaaaaaggaaaagataaatcaacacccaaaaagaaaagacaattaAGGTTTACCTTAAGGTTTCTGCATCAGCTCTGACATCAATTTTCTCTATTTCTCTGGAAACTAGCGACTTCAATCTTGACGTGTATGCAGTAATTGCCTGAAGTAATTGAGGAGGGCTCTTCAGGCAATTTATAATGATTGTTCTAACTTCGTCAGGTAATTCCCCGTCAAAATCAAAACCTAATTTGGCTGCTGCTTCTAATTGAGGATTTGAATGAATACCACCTCCTTCATAAGCAGGAAAAGAACTGCGAATTTTTTCAATCATATACGCCGCAAGAGATTCACACGCCTTCCTAATGTTCCTTTCCCGTGTGGTTTCAATAAGGATGACATCATCTGCTGATTTACTTCCCTTCAAAGTTGAATAGACAGCTTCCTTTTCACTgtttgaactaaaattggtaACCACTTCAACAGTAGAGTCAGTACTTGACCTTTGAGCATCCCTTGCTTGATTGACATAAAAATTTAGACGTTTATGGTACTCAGCGAATATTTTTGCCGCTTCATCACACTGCTGATCATAAGCCTCCAGCATCACCTGCTTGTGCCTACACCATGATAAGCATGCCTCAATGCATAACGCATTAAAATACAGTACAATCCCAAATAAGGCTTTAGAAACCCAATCAAAAGCAAAAGCAGCACATACATAAGGCTATGTTATTTCTAGTTGAGTCCAACCAACAAGATAATTTACACTAACCACTCTAAATATAATATGCAATACGACAGCTCAATTCAGCTGAGCTTCATTGCAACGTTGACGATTAGAGATAATGTCATGAATAAACTTTGCATTTTAGTGAATAAGATAACAGAACCTCAAATTTTAACTTAATACTTCAAATTGAGATCATTGCTTcttcccccctcccccccccccccccccctctgcAAACCAAAGTAACACCATCCTCATTTCGAAAATTCACTATATTGCCAAAACAAATGCTTGATGAACTTCATGAGGtttaaacatacatacatatatatatacacacagtaTAATCTATATATGCATTGATTTCTTTGAGAAGACCAAACCTGTAGTTGGCACGTTCATCGAGCATTCTCTTCCTCTCAGCCTCTTCTCTTGAAACCTCCAACATCCTGGCCTTCAAATCTTTCCTTTGTCTCCTTACAATATTCCTCAACCTCTCCACCTCTTTCGCCGCCGATTCCCTCTCTTGCAATGCAGCCTCCCTAGTTTCCGCAGCGCTCGAACTATCACCCCCAGCCTtctcctttcttcttcctcctctacTCCTACCACCACCTTCCTCTTTCCCTGCTGCTGCTACTGCTGCATTGTTCCCCGAACCTCCAATGTCACCACCACCATGAACCGTTATGTTTCTTCGTATATTCTCCACCGTCTTCTCCGACTTCACACGGGTTATCAAGAAATTCCAAATGGGTATCATATTACCACGGCAAATCTTGCGAAGCGATTCTATGGAAGGCAGCTGGGATTTCCCAGAGGCTGTTACACTGTACGGACCCAATGGTCTGTAACCCATTTCCTTCTGAAGCCACTCCAATATGGCTTCCGGTTGAGCCATTGAGCTCGACAAGCTCtgcatttttcttaaataaaaccaaaaaaacctagatttttctaattatagaaaattttctGGGAAACTAAATTTCCATATGGGAGAAAATTCAAAAACCTGAAAATTGCAGACCTCTTTTTTCTTGGGGGTAGAAAACAGGCAAAAAAGTGAGCTCGACGAGCTCTACATTGTGTGCAGAAATTTAGGGCACTAATAAATCGGGGAAATGGAAGTAGTAGACCGTCGTTgggatttgaatttcaaaattgcTAATAAATACTCATGGAAATGTAAAGCTAGATTGGGGGCTGGAATTTGATGAATGATAATGAGGAAGAACCAGAGAAAGAAAGACCAAAAACCCTAGATTGAAATTGGGAGATAATACCTAACAGATCTGAGAATGGCCGGCAGAGAAGAAGATAATGATTGGGTGAGAGAGATAGAGATTCCGATGCGTGTCCCCACACTCTACTCGTACCGTACGCCGGAGATTCTAACTCGCTGAAAACTTTGATACCAAACAAAATTCTCAGATTtcaagtccttttttttttttttttttttttctctctgctTTCTAAGTTTGGTGACTAAGTTTAAGTTTGGTGACTGGTTACTGAGAAAAGCGTAGTAACAACTTCAAACCGAAAAGGTCCCGCTCTTtgtatcttttctttcttctacaATTTTATctccaattttacaaaaatattttcgtcccccaaaaaaaaaaaaaaaaaaaaaagcactgagcATAATTTTATTTACCTTGATTTATTAATGAAAGTTAAAGATAATACTCTCCAAATTATGTTGCAATAATTTGATTAATCAATCTATGAATGAAAGACTgcataaattttcatatttttagtatttccaaagtttttaattttcttcgtaatatgataaatattcaaataatataaaaataactattaattttttttttaaaaaagaatattataaatcaaggcaagatattaaaattaaaattctcatTGATTATTAATCAGCAATTGCCAAATGGCTTTGACACAGACGAACATGCATATGTTAcgtgtattttattattattattattttttaaagcaatACGATTGTCACGAAATATCATGGGCATTACCAAACAAACATTAATGTATTATCCATTGATAATATAGTTATAACCAACACACataaactatataatatttatatattctaatTTATGAGTGATAATATAGAGGCCACTTTTCTATaccaaattttaataaattaaattagatatCTAAGTGAAATAACAGCATAGTTGATATTAAATTAGTGTTTATAACATCAAACCacataaaatcattatttattttttgcttcatTCCCAAACCTTTCAAAACTATCACATTCCACTTTAAAAAAACTAtctgatttctttctttctttctttcttttttccccttattttCATTCCAAGGGATATTAAACATTCGAATCATgtgcaaattatatattttttaatcaggGTGTTTAGACGAAAACAAATCTCCAACTTAGGTGGCTAAGTCTTTATTGGCACATCAATTATTGAGAGATGAGATAATAGTAATACCACGAGTAGTCCATGAATGCTTTGCATTAGTAAAATAATTTCCC
Proteins encoded in this window:
- the LOC107416666 gene encoding AUGMIN subunit 5, producing the protein MQSLSSSMAQPEAILEWLQKEMGYRPLGPYSVTASGKSQLPSIESLRKICRGNMIPIWNFLITRVKSEKTVENIRRNITVHGGGDIGGSGNNAAVAAAGKEEGGGRSRGGRRKEKAGGDSSSAAETREAALQERESAAKEVERLRNIVRRQRKDLKARMLEVSREEAERKRMLDERANYRHKQVMLEAYDQQCDEAAKIFAEYHKRLNFYVNQARDAQRSSTDSTVEVVTNFSSNSEKEAVYSTLKGSKSADDVILIETTRERNIRKACESLAAYMIEKIRSSFPAYEGGGIHSNPQLEAAAKLGFDFDGELPDEVRTIIINCLKSPPQLLQAITAYTSRLKSLVSREIEKIDVRADAETLRYKYENNRVIDVSSPDVSSPLHYQLYSNGKIAGDVPSKGTQNQLLERQKAHVQQFLASEDAHNKAAEARNLCQKLIKRLHGNGDVVSSHSIGVGGSSQNVSGLRQFELEVWAKEREVAGLRASLNTLMSEIQRLNKLCAERKEAEDSLRKKWKKIEEFDSRRSELEIIYSALLKANMDAAAFWNQQPLAAREYASTTIIPACTVVVDISNGAKDLIEKEVSAFYRSPDNSLYMLPATPQALLESMGANASTGPEAVATAEKNAAILTAKAGARDPSAIPSICRISAALQYPAGLEGSDAGLASVLESLEFCLKLRGSEANVLEDLAKAINLVHIRHDLYESGHALLNHAYRAQQEYERTTSYCLNLAAEQEKTVVEKWLPELKTAVLSAQKCLEDCKYVRALLDEWWEQPASTVVDWVTVDGLNVSAWHNHVKQLLAFYDKELL